From Riemerella anatipestifer ATCC 11845 = DSM 15868, a single genomic window includes:
- a CDS encoding chloride channel protein, which translates to MKSILEYIRKRLKHSFDNIQNERLKYNLLQAIPFWIASLLTGGLAVMYAKLFEWSEHLLFSLLAWQGWLIFILAPIGFVLSWWLVQRYAPYSKGSGIPQVMASVSLATPRQRRKIKYLLSYKIIIIKILSSIILVLGGGAIGREGPTIQIAGSVFRFINQVLPKWWPKLSIKNMIMTGAAAGLSAAFNTPLGGVVFAVEELAKTHINNFKTALFTAVIVAGLTAQTLAGSYLYLGYPKTSGVGLEIILPVILVSFICGILSSKFSRFMLALSKFRAKFKNTRQQLVFLVLSALLIAFCAYFINREILGSGKGIIERLLFSNDKTELWYIPLFRMLGPAIAFTSGGAGGIFAPALSAGASCGAFISSLLNLTANETNVIILAGMVSFLTGITRAPFTSAILVLEMTDRHSLIFYLMLSGMISSISALLVSRNSLYDELKENYLDELENKFGTPVSNQKQKIQMSDLGKKNTLSD; encoded by the coding sequence ATGAAATCTATATTAGAATACATTCGTAAGCGTCTTAAACATTCTTTTGATAATATTCAGAATGAGCGTCTTAAGTATAATCTGTTACAAGCAATTCCCTTTTGGATAGCCTCTTTGCTTACGGGAGGTTTGGCGGTAATGTACGCCAAATTGTTTGAGTGGAGTGAACATTTGTTGTTCTCTCTATTAGCTTGGCAAGGTTGGCTCATATTTATACTCGCCCCGATTGGTTTTGTTCTTTCGTGGTGGTTGGTTCAGAGATACGCTCCGTATTCCAAAGGCAGTGGGATACCTCAAGTGATGGCTTCGGTATCATTAGCCACGCCGAGACAAAGACGAAAAATAAAGTATTTATTAAGTTATAAAATTATCATTATTAAAATATTATCAAGCATTATTTTGGTATTGGGAGGAGGAGCTATTGGAAGGGAAGGGCCTACGATACAGATAGCAGGCTCTGTGTTTAGGTTTATCAATCAAGTATTACCGAAATGGTGGCCTAAATTATCTATTAAAAATATGATAATGACGGGAGCAGCAGCGGGACTTTCGGCTGCATTTAATACTCCGTTAGGAGGAGTGGTTTTTGCGGTAGAAGAATTAGCCAAAACACACATCAATAACTTTAAAACGGCTCTTTTCACTGCGGTTATTGTTGCAGGCCTGACGGCTCAAACTTTGGCAGGTTCTTACCTTTATTTAGGGTATCCTAAGACGAGTGGGGTAGGTCTAGAGATTATACTTCCTGTAATTTTGGTTTCTTTTATTTGTGGAATTTTAAGTAGTAAATTTTCCCGTTTTATGTTGGCATTGAGTAAGTTTAGAGCTAAATTCAAAAATACTAGGCAACAGTTGGTGTTTTTAGTTTTAAGTGCTTTATTGATAGCCTTTTGTGCTTACTTTATAAATAGAGAAATCTTGGGTTCTGGGAAGGGTATTATAGAACGATTGCTTTTCAGCAATGATAAAACAGAACTGTGGTATATCCCTTTATTTAGAATGTTAGGTCCAGCCATTGCATTTACCAGTGGTGGTGCAGGTGGAATATTTGCACCTGCTCTTAGTGCGGGAGCGAGTTGTGGTGCATTTATTTCATCACTTTTAAATCTAACAGCCAATGAAACCAATGTAATTATTTTGGCAGGAATGGTTTCATTTCTTACAGGCATTACGAGAGCTCCGTTTACTTCTGCAATATTGGTGTTGGAAATGACGGATAGGCATTCGCTCATTTTTTATCTAATGCTTTCGGGAATGATTTCCTCAATATCTGCTTTGCTCGTGAGTAGAAATTCTCTTTATGACGAGCTTAAAGAGAATTACTTAGACGAATTAGAAAATAAATTTGGAACCCCTGTTTCTAATCAAAAACAAAAAATCCAAATGTCTGATTTAGGTAAAAAGAATACTTTATCAGATTGA
- the dnaK gene encoding molecular chaperone DnaK, which produces MSKIIGIDLGTTNSCVAVMEGKDPVVIPNAEGKRTTPSIVAFTEDGERKVGDPAKRQAVTNPKNTVYSIKRFIGANFKTDANEVSRVPYQVVEGSNDTVKVKIGDREYTPQEISAMILQKMKKTAEDYLGQEVSRAVITVPAYFNDAQRQATKEAGEIAGLKVERIINEPTAAALAYGLDKVGKKDMNVVVFDCGGGTHDVSVLEMYEVDGNASFEVKATDGDTHLGGDDFDNVIIDWMAAEFQAEEGVDLKSDAIALQRLKEAAEKAKVELSSSTQTEINLPYITATASGPKHLVKTLTRAKFEQLAGDLIQRTIEPCKSALKNAGMSVSDIDEIILVGGSTRIPAIQEAVEKFFGKAPSKGVNPDEVVAIGAAIQGGVLTGDVKDVLLLDVTPLSLGIETMGSVFTKLIEANTTIPTKKSEVFSTAVDNQPAVTIRVGQGERPMFNDNKEIGRFELTDIPPAPRGVPQIEVTFDIDANGILSVSAKDKGTGKEQSIKIQASSGLSDEEIERMKREAEENSAADAKKKEEADLINKADGQIFQTEKQIKEFGDKISADKKSAIETALAELKTAYEAKDMANIKTKSEALDAAWMAASEELYKAQAEAQGGAEQAQANTGNATDDVQDADFEEVK; this is translated from the coding sequence ATGAGTAAAATTATAGGAATTGACTTAGGTACTACTAACTCTTGTGTGGCAGTAATGGAGGGTAAAGACCCTGTGGTAATCCCTAATGCAGAAGGAAAAAGAACAACGCCTTCTATCGTAGCTTTCACTGAAGATGGTGAGAGAAAAGTGGGAGACCCTGCTAAAAGACAAGCGGTTACAAACCCTAAAAATACAGTTTATTCTATCAAGAGATTTATCGGAGCTAATTTTAAAACAGATGCTAACGAGGTGTCTAGAGTTCCGTATCAAGTGGTAGAAGGTTCTAACGATACTGTTAAAGTTAAAATTGGAGATAGAGAATACACGCCTCAAGAAATTTCTGCAATGATTCTTCAAAAAATGAAGAAAACGGCTGAAGACTATTTAGGTCAAGAAGTTTCTCGTGCGGTAATTACTGTACCTGCTTATTTTAACGATGCACAAAGACAAGCGACTAAAGAAGCTGGAGAAATTGCAGGGCTTAAGGTAGAAAGAATTATCAATGAGCCTACGGCAGCAGCTTTAGCTTATGGTCTAGATAAGGTAGGTAAGAAGGATATGAATGTAGTGGTGTTCGACTGTGGTGGTGGTACTCACGACGTTTCTGTACTAGAAATGTATGAGGTAGATGGTAACGCATCTTTCGAAGTAAAGGCTACCGATGGTGATACACACTTAGGAGGGGACGACTTTGATAATGTAATTATCGACTGGATGGCGGCTGAATTCCAAGCGGAAGAAGGTGTAGATTTAAAATCTGATGCTATTGCTCTTCAAAGATTGAAAGAAGCAGCAGAAAAAGCAAAAGTTGAATTATCATCTTCTACTCAAACAGAAATCAATTTACCATATATCACAGCTACAGCTTCAGGTCCAAAACACTTAGTTAAAACATTAACTAGAGCTAAGTTTGAACAATTAGCAGGAGATTTAATTCAAAGAACTATCGAGCCTTGTAAGTCTGCTCTTAAAAATGCAGGTATGAGCGTTTCTGATATTGATGAGATTATCCTAGTAGGAGGTTCTACAAGAATCCCAGCGATACAAGAAGCGGTAGAAAAATTCTTCGGTAAAGCTCCATCTAAAGGGGTAAACCCAGATGAGGTAGTGGCTATAGGTGCGGCTATCCAAGGGGGAGTTCTTACAGGAGATGTTAAAGATGTATTGTTATTAGACGTTACACCTCTTTCTTTAGGTATAGAAACTATGGGTTCTGTATTTACTAAGTTGATAGAGGCTAATACCACCATTCCTACTAAAAAATCAGAAGTGTTCTCTACTGCGGTAGATAACCAGCCTGCAGTTACCATCAGAGTAGGACAAGGGGAAAGACCAATGTTTAACGATAACAAAGAAATCGGTAGATTTGAGCTTACAGATATTCCACCAGCACCTAGAGGTGTACCACAAATTGAGGTAACTTTTGATATAGATGCTAACGGTATTTTGAGCGTTTCTGCAAAAGATAAAGGTACAGGTAAAGAGCAATCTATCAAAATTCAAGCATCGTCTGGTCTTTCCGATGAAGAAATTGAAAGAATGAAGAGAGAAGCTGAAGAAAACTCAGCAGCAGATGCTAAGAAAAAAGAAGAAGCTGACCTTATCAACAAAGCAGATGGACAAATCTTCCAAACTGAAAAGCAAATAAAAGAATTTGGAGATAAGATTTCTGCAGATAAAAAATCAGCGATAGAAACAGCTTTAGCTGAACTAAAAACAGCTTATGAAGCTAAAGATATGGCAAATATTAAAACTAAATCTGAGGCTTTAGATGCAGCTTGGATGGCAGCATCAGAAGAGTTGTATAAAGCACAAGCTGAAGCTCAAGGAGGAGCAGAACAAGCACAAGCTAATACAGGTAATGCTACAGATGATGTACAAGATGCAGATTTCGAAGAAGTAAAATAA
- a CDS encoding ImmA/IrrE family metallo-endopeptidase, translating into MTIDELLMSISDGLKKPITREEILTENIKISHLKRIDRVFNKGLHFYLDPKSPEISKDASIFFRKSKFDADLNIGAKKIVNQFEEFKISLSAISKLAEINTDRVLPVFKTSESPKKTALEIRKILYPEFQQNLREFLKSLISKFAEKNILVFEFIETWNKKEKANIDGFFLNPNVIVLKRQQSSFRREIFTLAHELGHYLLNIEEVDNLEIADLANHNLSKIEKWCNDFAFYFIAGEYGNVIDKLEKASSANDYNFKIIEKISQNTHLSQIAIFTRLLLNNQISPKDYNNVKSDFEEQFRLKQLEEQRQKELDKQNGVKRGGSVPKPINSPLLISTIQTAFYEGVINEFDVCKTLNITPDKLNKYIQ; encoded by the coding sequence ATGACGATAGATGAGCTTCTTATGTCAATTAGTGATGGGTTAAAAAAACCTATCACTAGAGAAGAAATTTTAACTGAGAATATAAAGATAAGTCATTTAAAAAGAATTGATAGAGTTTTTAATAAAGGGCTACACTTCTATTTAGACCCTAAGTCTCCAGAAATATCTAAAGATGCTAGTATATTTTTTAGAAAGTCAAAATTTGATGCAGATTTAAATATTGGAGCAAAAAAAATAGTAAATCAATTTGAGGAATTTAAAATTTCTCTATCAGCAATTTCAAAATTAGCTGAAATAAATACTGATAGAGTATTACCTGTTTTTAAAACTAGTGAAAGTCCTAAAAAGACTGCTTTAGAAATTCGTAAAATTTTATATCCAGAATTTCAACAAAATCTAAGAGAGTTTTTAAAATCTTTGATTTCAAAATTTGCTGAAAAAAACATTTTAGTTTTTGAATTCATTGAAACTTGGAATAAAAAAGAAAAAGCAAACATTGATGGTTTTTTTCTAAATCCGAATGTAATCGTATTAAAAAGACAGCAAAGTTCCTTTAGACGTGAAATTTTTACATTGGCTCACGAATTAGGTCATTATCTTTTAAATATTGAAGAGGTTGATAACTTAGAAATAGCTGATTTAGCCAACCACAATTTATCAAAAATTGAAAAATGGTGTAATGATTTTGCTTTCTATTTTATTGCAGGAGAATATGGTAATGTAATTGATAAGCTGGAAAAAGCAAGTAGTGCAAATGATTATAATTTTAAAATAATTGAAAAAATATCACAAAATACACATTTAAGTCAAATAGCTATTTTCACAAGACTTTTACTTAATAATCAAATATCTCCTAAAGATTATAACAATGTAAAGTCTGATTTTGAGGAACAGTTTAGATTAAAACAATTAGAGGAGCAAAGACAAAAAGAATTAGACAAACAAAATGGAGTTAAAAGGGGTGGTTCAGTACCCAAACCTATAAATTCCCCATTACTAATTTCTACTATTCAAACAGCTTTTTATGAAGGAGTTATAAATGAATTTGATGTTTGTAAAACCTTAAATATAACCCCAGATAAACTAAATAAATATATTCAATGA
- a CDS encoding DUF4411 family protein, whose amino-acid sequence MKVIIDTNSLLSLVRYYLPFDKENLLFNFIKEKIEIGEIIIIDKVYEQCTYNAKGLVLNQLAFLTDKTFLKKSKTPYKTGTLFAPSPAKFLRMLENQFVVTVQRKKITDVEFEVSKNKHLEDADIKQIILCLNLMKSEPDVYLVTEETAESNDNKLFKKIPAMCNELNIQCIALPKLLKIYEKDISVLFKK is encoded by the coding sequence ATGAAAGTAATAATTGACACTAACTCACTTTTGTCGTTGGTTCGATATTACTTACCATTTGACAAAGAAAATTTGCTATTCAATTTCATAAAAGAAAAAATAGAAATTGGAGAGATAATCATAATAGATAAGGTTTACGAACAATGCACATACAACGCTAAAGGATTAGTTTTAAATCAATTGGCATTTTTGACAGATAAAACATTTTTAAAGAAGTCAAAAACTCCATACAAAACGGGTACTTTATTTGCTCCATCTCCAGCAAAATTCTTAAGGATGCTTGAAAACCAATTTGTAGTTACCGTACAAAGAAAAAAAATTACAGATGTAGAGTTTGAAGTTAGTAAAAACAAACATCTCGAAGACGCTGACATAAAGCAGATAATTTTATGTCTTAATTTAATGAAATCTGAACCTGATGTTTATCTTGTTACTGAAGAGACCGCCGAAAGTAATGATAATAAGCTATTTAAAAAGATTCCAGCAATGTGTAATGAATTAAATATCCAATGCATAGCTCTTCCAAAATTATTAAAAATATACGAAAAAGATATAAGTGTTCTGTTTAAAAAATAA
- the priA gene encoding replication restart helicase PriA, with the protein MLYAQVILPLNLKGTFTYKVPIDLQDKIALGMRVLVPFRGKKIYTGIISDLHQNTPEEFSPKEIYSILDDTPILPLPQLEFWQWLSSYYLCNLGEIYRLAFPSSLKLESETYLKLKPNVNIDYELLDANEILLIQALEVQQLVNLSEMEVFIPKKNLIKTINALIDMHYIEIDEKVAEKYKVKEVAYVKIKEELLGNQSLAEVISSLNRAEKQKELFLLILSKQTTSPEVPIKKSILFEEGNFAHAQMKALIDKGLVDEYYLQHDRLETYNGDIEDIEPLTETQNNTFKAIEQSFAQNQKVLLHGVTSSGKTHIYIHLIEQLIKENKNTLLLLPEIALTKQIIRRLEKKYGDLIGFYHQKLTDFERVEVWRKVKLNKIKVLIGTRNALFLPYQNLDLVIVDEEHDSAYKPREASPYFNAKDAAQILAYHYKAHLLLGSATPSLESYYTAQKGKLKYLYLGERYGNVDLPDFEIINIKEEQETKTINGNFSAALIQKIQENLEKNKQIIILHNRRGYANVVECEACGYVTYCSNCDVVMTYHKSSNEMKCHYCGQRASKPNQCPRCQSQQLNTKGIGVEQVAEEIKRLFPEAEVDRMDIDSMRKKFAYEKLYEKIENRETDFIVGTQMISKGLDFDHIDLVAIPKADALLYVQDFRAEEKAYQLITQVSGRAGRTSGKGKVVIQTYNPTHPLFSLIKHNSTQEIYEYFLNDRKKFLYPPFTKVVLIEIKHTKEGKADRASQFLGSILRKYLPLDCVLGPEKAPIAKLKNKYQFQILLKLPRNNKYFTFKEYISQSLDEFREISAYQSVKIEVFVDF; encoded by the coding sequence ATGCTTTACGCTCAAGTCATACTGCCACTTAATCTAAAAGGAACTTTCACTTACAAAGTTCCCATTGATTTACAGGATAAAATAGCGTTGGGTATGCGCGTTCTTGTTCCGTTTAGAGGAAAGAAAATCTATACTGGAATCATCTCAGACCTACACCAAAACACTCCCGAAGAGTTTTCTCCAAAGGAAATTTACAGCATTTTAGACGACACTCCTATTTTACCTCTCCCACAGCTTGAGTTTTGGCAATGGCTATCTTCTTACTATCTGTGTAATTTAGGCGAAATTTACCGTTTAGCATTTCCTTCATCATTAAAATTGGAGAGTGAGACTTATCTAAAACTCAAACCAAATGTTAACATAGATTATGAACTTCTAGATGCCAACGAAATACTTTTAATACAGGCATTGGAAGTTCAGCAATTAGTCAATCTTTCTGAAATGGAAGTCTTTATTCCGAAGAAAAATTTAATTAAAACCATCAACGCTCTTATAGATATGCACTATATAGAGATAGATGAAAAAGTGGCAGAAAAGTACAAAGTAAAGGAGGTAGCTTATGTAAAAATTAAAGAGGAATTGCTAGGCAATCAGTCTTTAGCAGAGGTCATTTCTAGCCTTAATAGAGCGGAAAAACAAAAAGAACTTTTCCTGCTCATTTTGTCTAAACAAACGACTTCGCCTGAAGTTCCTATTAAAAAATCTATTTTGTTTGAGGAAGGTAATTTCGCTCACGCCCAAATGAAAGCTCTGATAGATAAAGGTCTAGTAGATGAATATTACCTCCAGCACGACCGACTAGAGACTTACAATGGTGATATAGAAGACATTGAACCTCTTACTGAAACTCAAAACAACACATTTAAAGCAATAGAACAGTCTTTTGCTCAAAATCAGAAAGTATTATTACACGGCGTAACTTCTTCGGGGAAAACCCACATCTATATCCACTTGATAGAGCAACTCATCAAAGAGAATAAAAACACATTATTATTACTACCAGAAATTGCATTAACCAAGCAAATTATCCGCAGATTAGAAAAAAAATACGGCGATTTAATTGGCTTTTATCATCAAAAACTCACCGATTTTGAACGAGTGGAAGTTTGGAGAAAAGTAAAACTCAACAAGATTAAAGTCCTTATTGGAACTAGAAACGCATTGTTTCTGCCCTACCAAAATTTAGATTTAGTGATTGTAGATGAAGAACACGATTCTGCCTACAAACCTAGAGAAGCTAGCCCTTACTTTAATGCTAAAGATGCAGCTCAAATCCTAGCTTATCATTATAAAGCTCATCTACTGCTCGGCTCTGCCACGCCATCTTTAGAATCTTATTACACTGCCCAAAAAGGAAAACTTAAGTACCTTTATTTAGGCGAACGATACGGCAATGTAGATTTACCAGATTTTGAAATCATCAATATTAAAGAAGAACAAGAGACTAAAACTATAAATGGGAATTTTTCGGCAGCGTTAATTCAAAAAATTCAGGAAAATTTAGAGAAGAACAAACAAATTATTATCCTCCATAACAGAAGAGGCTATGCCAATGTAGTAGAATGTGAGGCTTGTGGATACGTAACCTATTGCTCTAACTGTGATGTGGTAATGACCTATCACAAATCTTCTAACGAAATGAAGTGCCATTATTGCGGACAAAGAGCTTCTAAACCCAACCAATGTCCTAGGTGCCAGTCTCAACAACTCAATACCAAAGGCATCGGAGTAGAACAAGTGGCGGAGGAAATCAAAAGATTGTTTCCAGAGGCAGAAGTGGACAGAATGGACATAGACTCTATGAGAAAAAAGTTCGCTTATGAAAAGCTCTACGAAAAAATAGAGAATAGAGAAACCGACTTCATTGTTGGCACACAGATGATTTCTAAAGGTTTAGACTTTGACCATATAGACCTAGTGGCAATTCCCAAGGCTGATGCACTCCTATATGTACAAGATTTCCGAGCGGAAGAAAAAGCCTACCAGCTCATCACTCAAGTATCTGGGAGAGCAGGCAGAACTTCGGGAAAAGGTAAAGTAGTTATACAAACTTACAACCCAACACACCCTTTATTTAGCTTGATTAAACACAATAGCACTCAAGAAATTTATGAGTATTTCTTAAATGATAGAAAAAAATTCCTCTATCCACCATTTACCAAAGTAGTGCTTATAGAAATTAAACATACCAAAGAAGGAAAAGCAGATAGAGCCTCACAATTCTTAGGTTCTATCCTTAGGAAATACTTACCTTTAGACTGTGTTTTAGGTCCAGAAAAAGCACCTATCGCAAAGTTGAAAAACAAATATCAGTTCCAAATATTACTCAAACTGCCTAGAAATAATAAATACTTCACTTTCAAAGAGTACATTTCACAATCATTGGACGAGTTCAGAGAAATCTCCGCTTATCAATCTGTGAAAATAGAGGTGTTTGTAGATTTTTAA
- the dacB gene encoding D-alanyl-D-alanine carboxypeptidase/D-alanyl-D-alanine endopeptidase, translating to MNLTKKGLLIACISIFFVSFAQYSSSYPTYETPTAEKVTLSAKEELDIAINQLASDPMVRNGQWGFVVYDPKSKQIISSCNEATPLVPASTTKLLTTDAAMNIMGSKFKYNTQLEYSGKISDDGVLEGNLYIVSSGDPTLGTGTAGSSSYGSISSDFIYAIKNLGITKINGNIFIQTAVFKGNNDSLPANIVWLERENYYLPVGRTANIDPTKERKVIKRRFRDDEKRFFYVSPYTNQMAYTDSFEGNTVTGKIPSAPYSLANTLRASLLKSGVAVTGKVEGKTIDIEPENRTFITKYQSPSLDEIVYFVNQTSNNRFAEALLRSVGFYKNGDESLETGRQTIVEHLNANGYDFNGLNLMDGSGLSRSNLVTPISQVKFLAGLMKERYYKSYFDSLPIAGQTGTLKKMFLYNEGYGQIFAKTGTLRAVKCLAGYINTKSGRTLTFSLLINNYTGSVHQIKAKMEKLLEPALNL from the coding sequence ATGAATTTAACCAAAAAAGGGCTTTTAATAGCCTGTATATCTATATTTTTCGTTTCATTTGCTCAATACTCTAGTTCGTATCCCACCTACGAAACACCAACTGCTGAAAAAGTAACTCTTTCGGCTAAAGAGGAATTAGATATTGCTATCAATCAGTTAGCAAGCGACCCAATGGTGAGAAACGGACAATGGGGATTTGTAGTGTACGACCCAAAAAGTAAACAAATCATAAGTTCTTGTAATGAGGCTACTCCATTAGTTCCTGCATCTACCACAAAACTATTAACTACAGATGCCGCCATGAATATTATGGGGTCTAAATTCAAATATAATACACAGCTAGAATATTCTGGTAAAATCTCTGACGATGGAGTTCTAGAAGGCAACCTATATATTGTAAGTAGTGGCGACCCTACTTTAGGCACAGGGACAGCAGGGTCTTCTAGCTATGGTAGCATATCCTCCGATTTTATCTATGCCATAAAAAACTTAGGAATCACCAAAATCAATGGCAATATTTTCATACAAACTGCTGTTTTTAAAGGCAATAATGATAGCCTCCCAGCCAACATTGTTTGGTTAGAGAGAGAAAACTATTACCTCCCCGTAGGCAGAACTGCCAATATAGACCCTACCAAGGAACGAAAAGTAATTAAGCGTAGGTTTAGAGATGACGAGAAAAGATTTTTCTATGTCTCTCCGTACACCAATCAAATGGCTTATACAGATTCTTTTGAAGGTAATACAGTAACAGGTAAAATCCCCTCTGCACCTTATTCCCTTGCCAATACATTAAGAGCTTCTTTACTTAAAAGTGGTGTAGCAGTAACAGGTAAAGTAGAAGGCAAAACCATTGATATAGAACCCGAAAACAGAACTTTTATCACTAAATACCAATCACCTAGTTTAGATGAGATTGTGTATTTCGTTAATCAAACAAGTAATAATAGATTTGCAGAAGCCCTACTTCGTTCAGTAGGATTTTACAAAAACGGAGACGAATCCCTAGAAACAGGCAGACAAACAATCGTAGAACATCTAAATGCTAACGGCTATGATTTCAATGGATTAAATCTAATGGACGGTAGTGGTTTATCTAGAAGCAACTTAGTAACACCTATTTCACAGGTTAAGTTTTTGGCAGGTCTTATGAAAGAAAGATATTACAAATCCTACTTTGATTCATTACCTATTGCAGGACAAACAGGTACATTAAAGAAAATGTTTCTCTACAACGAAGGCTACGGACAAATCTTCGCTAAAACAGGTACTCTAAGAGCTGTAAAATGTCTAGCAGGTTACATCAATACCAAATCTGGCAGAACCCTTACATTCTCATTGTTAATCAATAATTACACAGGGTCTGTGCATCAGATTAAAGCTAAAATGGAAAAACTACTAGAGCCGGCACTCAATCTCTAA
- the kbl gene encoding glycine C-acetyltransferase translates to MISKNYLEYLQTELQNIKNEGLYKNERIITSQQSAEIVANGKKLLNFCANNYLGLSNHPEVMKASQDAIASHGYGMSSVRFICGTQDIHKNLEAKISEFLGMEDTILYAACFDANGGVFEPLFTAEDAIISDELNHASIIDGVRLCKAARYRYKNNDMADLEAQLIEASKHNHRFKIIVTDGVFSMDGIVADLKGVCDLAEKYDALVMVDDSHATGFIGKTGRGTHEANEVMGRVDIITSTLGKALGGALGGFTSGKKEIIDMLRQRSRPYLFSNSLAPGIVGAATKVLEMISEDTSLRDKVMDNAQYFRTQMKAKGFDIPDGDAAIVPVMLYDAPLSQKMAEKLMDEGIYVIGFFYPVVPKGKARIRVQLSAAHTREHLDKAIAAFEKVGKELGVI, encoded by the coding sequence ATGATTTCTAAAAATTACCTAGAGTATTTACAAACCGAACTTCAAAACATCAAAAACGAAGGTCTTTATAAAAACGAACGCATTATTACCTCTCAACAATCGGCTGAAATTGTAGCCAATGGTAAAAAACTACTTAACTTCTGTGCCAATAACTACCTCGGGCTATCCAACCACCCCGAAGTTATGAAAGCCTCACAAGACGCTATTGCTTCTCACGGTTACGGTATGTCTTCTGTGCGTTTTATATGTGGTACACAAGACATTCATAAAAATCTAGAGGCTAAAATATCTGAGTTTTTGGGTATGGAAGACACCATTCTCTATGCCGCTTGTTTTGATGCCAACGGAGGGGTTTTTGAACCATTATTTACAGCAGAAGATGCCATCATCTCTGACGAACTCAACCACGCTTCTATTATTGATGGAGTAAGACTTTGCAAAGCGGCAAGGTATCGCTACAAAAACAATGATATGGCAGATTTGGAAGCTCAGCTTATTGAAGCGAGTAAACACAACCACAGATTTAAAATCATTGTTACCGATGGAGTGTTCTCTATGGACGGTATCGTAGCCGACTTAAAAGGCGTTTGTGATTTAGCTGAAAAATACGATGCTCTAGTGATGGTGGACGACTCCCACGCCACAGGTTTTATCGGCAAAACAGGAAGAGGTACTCACGAAGCAAACGAAGTTATGGGAAGAGTGGACATCATTACTTCTACACTAGGGAAAGCACTAGGTGGAGCGTTGGGTGGCTTTACTTCTGGTAAAAAAGAAATTATAGATATGTTAAGGCAGCGTTCTAGACCTTATCTGTTTTCTAACTCTTTAGCCCCTGGCATTGTAGGTGCAGCAACCAAAGTTCTAGAAATGATTTCCGAAGACACCAGCCTAAGAGACAAGGTAATGGATAACGCTCAATATTTTAGAACCCAAATGAAAGCCAAAGGCTTTGACATTCCTGATGGCGATGCCGCTATTGTACCTGTAATGCTTTATGATGCCCCTCTATCACAAAAAATGGCAGAAAAACTTATGGACGAAGGCATCTATGTTATCGGATTTTTCTATCCTGTGGTTCCTAAAGGCAAGGCTAGAATTAGAGTACAATTGTCCGCTGCACACACGAGAGAACATTTAGATAAGGCTATAGCTGCCTTTGAAAAAGTAGGAAAGGAGTTAGGGGTTATCTAA